The Flavobacterium commune genome contains the following window.
AAGAAAACAGCAATACCATTCCTGATGTGTATTATGCGGTTTACCAAAACATCATTGCCATCAATCATTTTAAAAATGAGGCTTATATTTTCTGTCATAGCCTAGACGATAGAAACAACATTGCCGAAATTGAACAATTGATGCAATCCCGAAACATTCCTTCCTATAAATTTTCGAAAGAAGGAGAAGGTTTCTCTAATTTGACTGATGAAGAATTCAAGCACAATGTAGCCTTGGCTAAAAAACATTGTTTCCGCGGAGATGTGTTCCAATTGGTACTTTCCAGACGATTCACCCAGGGTTTCAAAGGAGATGAATTCAATGTGTACAGAGCCTTAAGAAGCATCAACCCATCCCCTTACCTATTCTTTTTTGATTATGGCGATTTCAAAATATTTGGTTCTTCGCCTGAAGCCCAAATTATCGTAAAAAACAGAAAAGCAGAAATTCATCCTATTGCAGGAACATTCAAGAGAACAGGCGATGATGAAAAAGATGCAGTTTTGGCTAAACAATTATCAGAAGATAAAAAAGAAAATAGCGAACACGTCATGTTAGTTGATTTGGCCCGTAACGATTTGAGTCGTCATGGTCATAACGTAAATGTGGAGCGTTACAGAGAAGTACAGTTTTTCTCTCATGTTATTCACCTGGTTTCTAAAGTAACAGGACATTTACATGAGGATGCTACCACCATGCAGGTAGTTGCCGATACCTTCCCGGCCGGAACTTTAAGCGGTGCTCCAAAACACAGAGCGATGCAATTAATAGAAGATTACGAAAAAACAAATCGTAATTTTTACGGTGGCGCCATTGGTTTTATGGATTTTGAAGGCAACTTTAACCATGCCATCATGATTCGTACTTTCCTGAGCAAAAACCATCAATTACACTCTCAGGCTGGAGCTGGAATTGTTGCCAGTTCAGATGAAGAAAGCGAAATGCAAGAAGTATATAACAAATTGAGAGCCTTAAATGCGGCTTTGGATTTAGCAGAAACTATTTAAAATTAAATGACAGACAAAAAGTTAAGAGTTAAATGTTAAGCGGCAAAACGCATAACCCATAACTCATAACACTCAACTTTAGATAAAATGAAAAAAATATTAGTTATAGATAATTACGATAGTTTCACTTACAATCTGGTGCATTATCTGGAAGATTTAAATTGTGAAGTAACAGTATATAGAAACGATGAATTTGAATTAGACGAAATTGCTCATTTCGACAAAATCCTTCTTTCTCCTGGACCTGGAATTCCTGATGAGGCAGGTTTATTAAAACCGGTTATTGCCAAATATGGCGCGACCAAAAGTATTTTCGGAGTTTGCCTTGGTCAGCAAGCCATTGGCGAGGTTTACGGAGGAACGCTTTCTAATTTAGACAAAGTGTATCACGGGGTGGCAACACTGGTAAAAACAGTCGTAGATGACGAAATTTTATTCCAGGGATTAGATAACGAATTTGAAGTAGGTCGCTACCATTCATGGGTTGTTGATGCAACCTTGCCAGATGTTTTAGAAGCCACTTCTTTTGACGAAAATGGTCAGGTGATGTCTTTGCGCCACAAAACATTTGATGTTCGCGGAGTGCAATTTCACCCTGAAAGTGTTTTAACTCCTAATGGAAAGAAAATGCTGGAGAACTGGGTAAATTCTTAGATTTCAGTTTGCAGATTTCAGTAATCAGTTATAAAAAACATTGTGCCTTTGTGCCCTAGTGGCAAAAAAACTTTATAATGAAAAACATATTAAACAGATTAATCAATAACGAATTACTTTCTAAAGAGGAAGCTAAAGACGTTTTGGTTAACATTTCTAACGGAAGTTACAATCCGAGCCAAATTGCTGCTTTTTTAACTGTATATATGATGCGAAGCATTAGTATTGACGAATTAGCAGGATTTAGAGAAGCACTTCAGGAATTATGTGTTCGTATTGATTTATCCGATTACAACACCATTGATTTAGTAGGTACCGGAGGAGACGGAAAGGACACTTTCAACATTTCTACTTTAGCTTCTTTTATAACTGCCGGAGCAGGAATAAAAGTAACCAAACACGGTAATTACGGAGTTTCTTCTATTACGGGTTCGAGTAATGTGATGGAAAGTTTAGGAATTAAATTCAGTAATGATTATGATTTCTTAAAAAAATGTGTGGACCAGGCCGGAATTTGTATTCTGCACGCTCCCCTATTCCATCCTGCTATGAAAAATGTGGGACCTATCCGAAAAGAATTAGGAGTGAGAACCATTTTCAATATTCTGGGGCCAATGATTAATCCATCATTTCCTAAAAACCAATTGTTAGGGGTTTTCAACCTTGAATTAGCCAGAATGTATGCTTATCTTTATCAAAATACCGATAGCAATTTCACTATAGTTCATGCCTTAGATGGCTATGATGAAGTATCTTTAACAGGAGCTACAAAAGTGATTACGCATAGCACAGAAGGAATGATTAATCCCGAAGATTTTGGTGTTCGTTTAATCCAACAAAGCGAAATTGAAGGCGGTAGCACAGTTGAAGAATCAGCTCAAATGTTCTTGAATATTATTTCCGGAAAAGGTACTGAAGCGCAAAACAATGTGGTTTGTGCCAATGCGGCTATGGCAATCGCAACAGTTACAGGATGTACTCCATTAGAAGGATTTGAACAAGCCAAAGAAAGTTTATTCTCTGGAAAAGGATTGACCGCTTTGAAAAAATTACAAGATTTAAGTAAATAAAAAATGAATATACTCGATAGAATCATAGTTGACAAAAAAAGAGAAGTCATTCTTAAGAAATCAATCATTCCGGTTTCCCAACTGGAAGCTTCGGTTTTCTTTGGAAAAAAGGCCATTTCTTTAAGCAACAATTTAAGAAACAGCAACTCTGGAATCATTGCCGAGCACAAACGTCGTTCGCCTTCTAAGGCCGAAATCAATTATGGTTTTACGGTGGAAGAAGTGGTAAAAGGATACGAAAGTGCCGGTGCTTGTGGAATTTCGGTTCTAACAGACGGAAAATACTTTGGCGGTTCTTTAGACGATTTATTATTAGCCAGAGCATCGGTAAATATTCCGTTATTGAGAAAAGAATTCATTGTGGATGAATACCAAATTCTTGAAGCCAAAGCTCATGGAGCCGATTTGATTTTGCTAATCGCAGCGGTTTTAACCCGCGAAGAAATCAAATCGTTATCTGAATTTGCAAAAAGCCTGGGATTAGAAGTTTTATTGGAAGTTCACAACCAGGAAGAATTAGAAAAATCGATTACGCCTACATTAGACATGATTGGGGTAAACAATAGAAACCTAAAAACTTTCGAAGTAAGTCTGGATTTCAGCAAGCAATTGGCTCACCAAATCCCGGATGAATTTGTAAAAGTTTCCGAAAGCGGTATCAGCTCAATTGACGCTATCAACGAACTAAAACCTTATGGTTACAAAGGTTTCCTTATAGGTGAAAACTTTATGAAAACCGACAATGCCGGAAAAGCAGCGACGGAATTCATTGAAAAGTTAGAAGTTAGAAGTTAGAAATTAGATTTCAGAAGGCAGAAGGCAGAAATTAGAATACAAAGCTTTGTGAACTTTGCGCCTACTTAGTACACTTTGTGGTTAAAAAAAAATAAAACAAAATGAAAACCAAAATCTGTGGCATGAAATATCCCGATAATATTCTCGAAGTAGGCTCGCTCCTACCCGATTATATGGGATTTATATTTTGGGAAAAATCGGCTCGATTTTTTGACGGCTATATTCCTAATTTGCCTCAATCTATCAAAAAAGTAGGGGTTTTTGTCAATGAAACCGTCGAGAATATTATCGATAAAGTTCAAAAAAACGATTTGCAGGCCGTGCAATTACACGGAAAAGAATCTGTAGAATTTTGTTTAAATTTGAAAACTGAATTTCAGAATCTGAAATTAGTTCCGATTGAAATCATAAAAGTCTTTTCGGTTGCCGATGATTTTGATTTCTCAGTACTGGCACCATTTGAAGCCGTATGTGATTATTTTCTTTTTGACACCAAAGGAAAATTACCCGGAGGAAACGGAACTACCTTTGACTGGAAAGTTTTGGAAAACTACCCTTCGAACAAACCTTTCTTCCTGAGTGGCGGAATAGGAATAGAAGAAATGGATGCTGTCAATGCAATATTAAAAACCAATTTACCCGTTTATGCCATTGATGTAAACAGTAGATTTGAAATAGAACCGGGATTAAAAAACGTACAATTATGTAAAGATGCACTAAAACGCATTGATACTGATACCAATTAAAACATATAAAATGTCATACAACGTTGATGAAAAAGGCTATTATGGCCAGTTTGGAGGAGCTTACATTCCTGAAATGTTATATCCTAATGTGGAGGAATTACGCCAACAATACCTAAAAATTACAGCTGAACCTGAATTTAAAGCTGAGTTTGACCAATTATTAAAAGATTATGTAGGACGTCCCAGCCCATTGTATTTTGCAAAAAGACTTTCTGAAAAATACAATACTAAAATCTATCTGAAAAGAGAAGATTTAAATCATACCGGAGCGCACAAAATCAACAATACCATTGGACAAATCCTTGTCGCTAAAAAACTAGGCAAAAAACGTATTATTGCCGAAACTGGTGCCGGACAACACGGTGTGGCTACGGCAACAGTTTGTGCTTTAATGGGCTTGGAATGTATTGTATATATGGGCGAAATTGACATTGCCCGTCAGGCGCCAAACGTTGCCAGAATGAAAATGCTGGGTGCAACTGTTCGCGCTGCGCTTTCGGGTTCAAGAACGCTAAAAGACGCTACTAACGAAGCCATTCGCGACTGGATTAACAATCCTGTGGATACGCATTATATCATTGGTTCTGCAATTGGACCTCATCCTTATCCTGATATGGTAACCCGTTTTCAAAGTGTGATCTCTGAGGAAATCAAATGGCAGTTAAAAGAAAAAGAAGGTCGTGAAAATCCTGATTATGTAGTGGCTTGTATTGGTGGTGGTAGTAACGCTGCCGGAACTTTTTACCACTTTTTACACGAACCTGAGGTAGGAATCATAGCGGTTGAAGCAGCTGGAAAAGGAATCCATTCCGGACACAGTGCTGCAACAAGTAAGCTTGGAAAAGTAGGTATCATCCACGGTTGTAAAACCCTTTTGATGCAAACTCCTGACGGACAAATTACCGAGCCTTATTCTATCTCGGCTGGTTTGGATTATCCTGGCGTAGGACCTATGCACGCACATTTGGCCGAATCAGGTCGTGCGGAGTTTTTCTCTGTTACTGACGATGATGCCATGAATGCAGGTCTTGAATTGTGTAAACTGGAAGGAATCATTCCTGCTATTGAATCTTCACACGCTTTGGCAGTATTAAACGACAAGAAATTCAAACCCGAAGATGTGGTGGTTATCTGTCTTTCAGGTCGTGGCGATAAAGATTTGAATAACTACATAGAATATTTTAAAATATAATTAGGGCGTTACCCGCCGCGGCGGGTCGGGCTGTACGTTCCCGCTTCCCGATAAAAATCGGGAGAGCTCCACTACCATCCCTAACGCAAACAACAAGAACGTTCAATTTTCAAAACAGAACAAATGGAAAAATTATTCGCATACGGAACCTTAAAAAACAAAGAGATTCAGGAAAATATTTTTGGACGCACTTTAAAAGGAACCCCTGACAGACTCATAGGTTTTGTAATTAACTATATCGAAATTGAAGAGGAATTTGGACTGGAAAAATATCCTATAATTGTCGCTACCAATAATCCTGACGATATTGTTACCGGCGTGGTATATGATATTTCCGAAAAAGACGTTTACCTGGCCGATACCTACGAAGGCTTGCACTACAAACGCATCGAAGTAACCTTAGAATCCCTGCAAACTGCCTGGGCGTATATTGTTACCAATTAAAAACAAACTGACAGCATTAACTTTTAAAGTTAACGTTTAAAATAATTTAACCATTAAGAAAATTAAGAGAATTTAAACTTAACTTATCTTAATTCCCTTAATGGTTCATCAAAAAACAAGCTTAAATTGATAACTCAATTTGTGGTAAAAATCGAAACTTTACAATGAACAGAATCGAACAAAAATTACAAGAAGACAAAAAGATACTTTCCATCTACTTTTCGGCGGGATATCCCAACTTGAACGATACGGTACAAATTATCCAGGACTTAGAAAAAAGTGGCATTGACATGATCGAAATTGGCTTGCCATTTAGCGATCCGTTAGCCGATGGTCCTACTATCCAGGCGAGTTCTACAACTGCTTTAGAAAACGGGATGACCTCCCAGATTTTATTTGACCAATTAAAAGACATCCGTAAAACGGTATCGATTCCATTAGTAATCATGGGCTATTTCAACCCAATGTTGCAATATGGCGTAGATGCTTTTTGTGCTAAATGCGCCGAAATTGGAATTGACGGCCTAATCATTCCTGATTTACCGGTAGATGTGTATGCCGAGCAATACAAAGCTACTTTTGACAAATACGGTTTGATTAATGTGTTTTTAATTACACCACAAACTTCTGACGAGCGCATTCGTTTTATAGACAGCGTTTCCAACGGATTTATCTACATGGTGAGTTCGGCAAGTGTTACGGGTTCGCAGGCAGGATTTGGCAACGTACAGGAAGATTATTTCAAACGTATTGCCAATTTGAATTTAAAAAACCCACAAATTGTAGGATTCGGAATCAACAATGCCGAAACCTTCAACCAGGCTACTCAATATGCTAAAGGTGCTATTATTGGTAGTGCGTTTATCACTCACCTTAAAGAAAATGGAAGTAGTAAAATTGCTGATTTTGTAAAAGCGATTCGATAATTATCCTTTTTTATATAAAACTACGACGGCGTTTAAAGTTCATTTAAACGCCGTTTTTTTTTATTCTGCATCAAATTATTTGTAAGATTATTTTTTATATGTTTGTAAAAAATAAAACTCAATTAAAGTTGAGCAAATACAACAACCACATGTTGTATATGCTCAACAAAAGGACTGAAAACTGAGTATATAAACGAGTTACTAGCAATTTAAAGACGATGAACGTTTACATAGACACGAATATATTCGATCGTTTAGAGAAAATTGACGACCTGAATATTACTGAAAAAGCAAAGTATGAAATCCTTTATGATTTAATTGTAAAGGATAAAATTTCAGTGCCATATTCAAATGCGCATTTAAACGATTTTCATCGCGGTTATCTAAAAAATCCAGCATACATCGAGAAACACTTGGCAACAATTGATGCTTTTACAAAGAACCTTTGTATTTGTCAATATTGGGGCGACAAAGAAGCTTTATGGCATAGACGAAATGTCAGAGAATTTTTTGACAGTAAAAAATCAGATTATAATGAGGAACCTCAAACTTGGCAGGATTTAATCAAAGATTATCCACATATGCAATTGACGATGGCTTTGAAAAGACTAAATCCATTACCTCCTAAAATGAGAAAAGCATTTAAAGATCCGATGTTTGCTGCAATATTCCCGTTATCAGAAATCCATAATACTGAGGCTGCATTAATTGAAGATGTATTTAACTTGAATATAAAAATGAAATCGGATTACGGTTTTTACAAGTCTTTGAAAATATATGCAATTCAAAATGCAAAAAGCCAACCTGACCTATTAAAATCTATTCCGAAAGAGAATAAAGACGTTCCTCCTCACCTAAAAATTCTTGAAAACGCATTCGAATTGCTAAAGGATAACTATACCGGAGAAAACCAACAGTATTCTAAAGTAATAAATACTTTTATCAAACAGGATTTTCACGGATTCAAGACTGATGCGCAATACAATAATATGTTTGATGACGCAATGCACACTTTTTATGCTTCACATTGCAATTATTTTATAACTAATGATGACAAGTGTCATTATAAAGCACAGAAAACATTTGAAAATTTAAAAATCAAAACGAAAGTCATAAAAATTGACCACGTTGAAGAATTATTAAACTGCTAGTAACAGCCTGTAACCGCCATCGCGGGGATTTTCGGTACCCGCCTGGTGCTCGATTGCATCGAGTACCTACTT
Protein-coding sequences here:
- the trpD gene encoding anthranilate phosphoribosyltransferase, which codes for MKNILNRLINNELLSKEEAKDVLVNISNGSYNPSQIAAFLTVYMMRSISIDELAGFREALQELCVRIDLSDYNTIDLVGTGGDGKDTFNISTLASFITAGAGIKVTKHGNYGVSSITGSSNVMESLGIKFSNDYDFLKKCVDQAGICILHAPLFHPAMKNVGPIRKELGVRTIFNILGPMINPSFPKNQLLGVFNLELARMYAYLYQNTDSNFTIVHALDGYDEVSLTGATKVITHSTEGMINPEDFGVRLIQQSEIEGGSTVEESAQMFLNIISGKGTEAQNNVVCANAAMAIATVTGCTPLEGFEQAKESLFSGKGLTALKKLQDLSK
- a CDS encoding gamma-glutamylcyclotransferase family protein, with translation MEKLFAYGTLKNKEIQENIFGRTLKGTPDRLIGFVINYIEIEEEFGLEKYPIIVATNNPDDIVTGVVYDISEKDVYLADTYEGLHYKRIEVTLESLQTAWAYIVTN
- a CDS encoding phosphoribosylanthranilate isomerase → MKTKICGMKYPDNILEVGSLLPDYMGFIFWEKSARFFDGYIPNLPQSIKKVGVFVNETVENIIDKVQKNDLQAVQLHGKESVEFCLNLKTEFQNLKLVPIEIIKVFSVADDFDFSVLAPFEAVCDYFLFDTKGKLPGGNGTTFDWKVLENYPSNKPFFLSGGIGIEEMDAVNAILKTNLPVYAIDVNSRFEIEPGLKNVQLCKDALKRIDTDTN
- a CDS encoding anthranilate synthase component I family protein: MKQFKLNTKFKQILADTITPVSVYFKIRDKFPNSLLLESSDYHGNDNSFSYICCNPIASIKIENETIFKQFPDGTTETIAIDAQTNIPEVIQQFSGQFKSEKSNFKFINNGLFGYISYDAVRYFEKVTIAKKENSNTIPDVYYAVYQNIIAINHFKNEAYIFCHSLDDRNNIAEIEQLMQSRNIPSYKFSKEGEGFSNLTDEEFKHNVALAKKHCFRGDVFQLVLSRRFTQGFKGDEFNVYRALRSINPSPYLFFFDYGDFKIFGSSPEAQIIVKNRKAEIHPIAGTFKRTGDDEKDAVLAKQLSEDKKENSEHVMLVDLARNDLSRHGHNVNVERYREVQFFSHVIHLVSKVTGHLHEDATTMQVVADTFPAGTLSGAPKHRAMQLIEDYEKTNRNFYGGAIGFMDFEGNFNHAIMIRTFLSKNHQLHSQAGAGIVASSDEESEMQEVYNKLRALNAALDLAETI
- the trpB gene encoding tryptophan synthase subunit beta, encoding MSYNVDEKGYYGQFGGAYIPEMLYPNVEELRQQYLKITAEPEFKAEFDQLLKDYVGRPSPLYFAKRLSEKYNTKIYLKREDLNHTGAHKINNTIGQILVAKKLGKKRIIAETGAGQHGVATATVCALMGLECIVYMGEIDIARQAPNVARMKMLGATVRAALSGSRTLKDATNEAIRDWINNPVDTHYIIGSAIGPHPYPDMVTRFQSVISEEIKWQLKEKEGRENPDYVVACIGGGSNAAGTFYHFLHEPEVGIIAVEAAGKGIHSGHSAATSKLGKVGIIHGCKTLLMQTPDGQITEPYSISAGLDYPGVGPMHAHLAESGRAEFFSVTDDDAMNAGLELCKLEGIIPAIESSHALAVLNDKKFKPEDVVVICLSGRGDKDLNNYIEYFKI
- the trpC gene encoding indole-3-glycerol phosphate synthase TrpC, encoding MNILDRIIVDKKREVILKKSIIPVSQLEASVFFGKKAISLSNNLRNSNSGIIAEHKRRSPSKAEINYGFTVEEVVKGYESAGACGISVLTDGKYFGGSLDDLLLARASVNIPLLRKEFIVDEYQILEAKAHGADLILLIAAVLTREEIKSLSEFAKSLGLEVLLEVHNQEELEKSITPTLDMIGVNNRNLKTFEVSLDFSKQLAHQIPDEFVKVSESGISSIDAINELKPYGYKGFLIGENFMKTDNAGKAATEFIEKLEVRS
- the trpA gene encoding tryptophan synthase subunit alpha; this encodes MNRIEQKLQEDKKILSIYFSAGYPNLNDTVQIIQDLEKSGIDMIEIGLPFSDPLADGPTIQASSTTALENGMTSQILFDQLKDIRKTVSIPLVIMGYFNPMLQYGVDAFCAKCAEIGIDGLIIPDLPVDVYAEQYKATFDKYGLINVFLITPQTSDERIRFIDSVSNGFIYMVSSASVTGSQAGFGNVQEDYFKRIANLNLKNPQIVGFGINNAETFNQATQYAKGAIIGSAFITHLKENGSSKIADFVKAIR
- a CDS encoding anthranilate synthase component II, yielding MKKILVIDNYDSFTYNLVHYLEDLNCEVTVYRNDEFELDEIAHFDKILLSPGPGIPDEAGLLKPVIAKYGATKSIFGVCLGQQAIGEVYGGTLSNLDKVYHGVATLVKTVVDDEILFQGLDNEFEVGRYHSWVVDATLPDVLEATSFDENGQVMSLRHKTFDVRGVQFHPESVLTPNGKKMLENWVNS